A stretch of the Hippocampus zosterae strain Florida chromosome 18, ASM2543408v3, whole genome shotgun sequence genome encodes the following:
- the LOC127591560 gene encoding TNF receptor-associated factor 2-like, with product MASQEPSPPSSMESNKPGFPKKILGNKLEDKHLCKCCHNILRRPFQAQCGHRFCSYCFNLAISNGPQKCNACIKEDIFEETTSILKQGCAFPDNAVRREVENLTAVCVNESCSWRGSVKEYEVNHEGKCEFMIVPCPSCKERIRFNEQERHSERECPERTLNCKYCKEPFHFKNIKAHDEICPKYPMICEGCAKKKIPREKYVDHIKFCSKFRMPCRFHVVGCDMSVEKEKTHEHERAFAYEHLNLLLHYIMGMKVSMEGLQPQGLEVAGHKLLELQQSLRELEARVSQLSTASSGPPVQGAAASSSSPSSGPPPAPPPAPAPTLSVSTSFTPLPSSVGAALELQLHSEKTKVAELGRRCTELEVKAATFENVVCVLNREVERFATTVEAANRQHKLDQDKIEALSNKVRQLERTVGLKDLTVAEMEGRLREMSATTFDGVFVWRISDFAKKRQDAVAGRAPAMFSPAFYTSKYGYKMCLRIYLNGDGTGRGSHLSLFFVVMRGLSDALLKWPFNQKVTLMLLDQSNREHIIDAFRPDVTSSSFQRPVSEMNIASGCPLFCPFSKLDAKNSYIRDDTIFIKAIVDLTGL from the exons ATGGCCTCCCAGGAACCGTCGCCTCCGTCGTCCATGGAGAGCAACAAGCCGGGCTTCCCCAAGAAGATCCTGGGCAACAAGCTGGAGGACAAGCACCTGTGCAAGTGCTGCCACAACATCCTCAGACGACCCTTCCAGGCGCAGTGCGGCCATCGCTTCTGCTCGTACTGCTTCAACCTGGCCATCAG TAACGGACCGCAGAAATGCAACGCCTGCATCAaggaggacatttttgaagagACCACGTCCATCCTGAAACAAGGATGT gcgttTCCCGACAACGCGGTTCGACGGGAAGTGGAAAACCTGACCGCTGTATGCGTTAATGAAAGCTGCTCTTGGAGAGGATCTGTCAAAGAGTATGAG GTGAACCACGAGGGCAAGTGCGAGTTCATGATTGTGCCGTGCCCGTCCTGCAAGGAGCGCATTCGCTTCAACGAGCAGGAACGGCACAGCGAGCGCGAGTGCCCGGAGAGGACGCTCAACTGCAAGTACTGCAAGGAACCCTTTCACTTCAAGAACATCAAg GCCCACGATGAGATCTGCCCCAAGTACCCGATGATCTGCGAAGGCTGCGCCAAAAAGAAGATACCCAGGGAGAAG TACGTGGACCACATCAAGTTCTGCAGCAAGTTCAGGATGCCGTGTCGCTTTCACGTCGTGGGCTGCGACATGTCG GTGGAGAAGGAGAAGACTCACGAGCACGAGCGGGCCTTTGCCTACGAGCACTTGAACCTGCTGCTGCACTATATCATGGGCATGAAGGTGAGCATGGAGGGGCTGCAGCCGCAGGGTCTGGAGGTGGCGGGACACAAACTGCTGGAACTGCAGCAGTCCCTCCGAGAACTGGAGGCTCGAGTCTCCCAGCTCAGCACCGCCTCCTCCGGGCCTCCCGTGCAGGGAGCCGCCGCCTCGTCCTCGTCCCCTTCCTCcggcccccccccggccccgcctcccgccccggcccccacccTATCCGTGTCGACCTCCTTCACGCCGCTGCCCAGCTCGGTGGGCGCGGCCCTGGAGCTGCAGCTCCACAGCGAGAAGACCAAGGTGGCCGAGCTGGGCCGCCGCTGCACCGAGCTGGAGGTGAAGGCGGCCACCTTTGAGAACGTGGTGTGCGTCCTCAACAGAGAGGTGGAGCGCTTCGCCACCACCGTGGAGGCCGCTAACCGCCAGCACAAGCTGGACCAGGACAAGATCGAGGCCCTGAGTAACAAG GTGCGGCAGCTGGAGAGGACGGTGGGTCTGAAGGACCTGACGGTAGCCGAGATGGAGGGCCGCCTTCGAGAAATGTCCGCCACCACCTTCGACGGCGTCTTTGTGTGGAGGATCTCGGATTTTGCCAAGAAGAGGCAGGACGCCGTCGCCGGCCGAGCCCCCGCCATGTTCTCGCCAG CCTTCTACACCAGCAAGTACGGCTACAAGATGTGTCTGCGCATCTACCTGAACGGGGACGGGACGGGGCGCGGCAGCCACTTGTCCTTGTTCTTCGTGGTGATGCGGGGCCTGAGCGACGCCCTGCTCAAGTGGCCCTTCAACCAGAAG GTGACCCTGATGCTGCTGGACCAGAGCAACCGGGAGCACATCATCGACGCCTTCCGGCCCGACGTCACCTCGTCGTCCTTCCAGCGTCCGGTGAGCGAGATGAACATAGCCAGCGGCTGCCCGCTCTTCTGCCCCTTCTCCAAGCTGGATGCCAAGAACTCCTACATCCGCGACGACACCATCTTCATCAAGGCCATCGTGGACCTCACCGGGCTCTAG
- the c18h2orf42 gene encoding uncharacterized protein C2orf42 homolog isoform X2: MATDERIWRQKWSHACPKGTFTAAKQGDARSKAAGPASTPSFLSNLGRATLRGIRKCPRCGVYNGTRGLSCKNKACGISLRNATPGTKGGRKGSVDAVRVIIDSEGRDGRERDHDEASGIQVFSVRHRGRGCGRLGFVELSPTDAAISTGQRDPALSQINMGRCFVPACGQGSKSDRSESGSPDALCVHIKSAIECHRCAVPLSVKSSALEALTASVRAKEELWSLATESPGPLVQRVSGDTLVVKCRPDAAHPLGLLHLTVGAGPSEAAKGARRTREAVIAQRQAAFHCTCRPRRVETTCAATDLDPLRPCLHFYACVCAFASDEKLACEFATFIDPATTGILPPPTGRVLVPCERPPPLPAEVIKYPHKAKKPRPDEALSGGGQVADEASVSMSFRQWLASVTERIQQTMHYQFDGKPEPLVYYIPQHYFNALQARLSPGSKRRLPNFTTVLVRNDGVPQGSISKYTWHITNVAQVKRIFDTPELQLELTQSFVRNMDGSYSRFHCPEPPPEPEPPDGIRADRTLAIRPMELRTFLKVGPTSDDPDDPSPFVIEWTPEVLPRCHMGELRILFQFGHQQSGQQSECPAKDDYGTTGLVKSEPTSSN; this comes from the exons ATGGCGACGGACGAACGTATCTGGAGGCAGAAATGGAGCCACGCTTGTCCAAAGGGAACCTTCACAG CTGCCAAACAGGGGGACGCCCGCTCCAAGGCGGCGGGGCCCGCCTCAACCCCGTCCTTCCTCTCCAACCTGGGGAGGGCCACCCTGCGCGGCATCCGCAAGTGTCCCCGCTGCGGCGTCTACAACGGCACCCGGGGACTCAGCTGCAAGAACAAGGCATGCGGGATATCGCTCCGGAACGCCACCCCGGGGACCAAGGGGGGGCGGAAGGGCTCCGTGGATGCGGTCCGAGTGATCATCGACAGTGAGGGGCGAGACGGGAGGGAGCGGGACCACGACGAAGCCAGCGGCATTCAG GTGTTCTCCGTGCGCCACCGAGGACGAGGATGCGGCCGGCTAGGCTTTGTGGAGCTGTCACCCACCGACGCCGCCATCTCCACGGGCCAGCGGGACCCCGCGCTCTCTCAGATCAACATGGGCCGCTGCTTCGTGCCGGCCTGCGGCCAGGGTTCAAAGTCGGACCGGTCCGAATCCGGCTCGCCCGATGCCCTTTGCGTCCACATCAAGAGCGCCATCGAGTGTCACCGCTGCGCCGTCCCCCTCAGCGTCAAGAGCTCCGCCCTGGAGGCGTTGACGGCCTCCGTGCGCGCCAAAGAGGAGCTGTGGAGCCTGGCCACCGAGTCCCCGGGCCCCCTGGTGCAGCGAGTGTCCGGCGACACGCTGGTGGTCAAGTGCCGGCCGGATGCCGCGCACCCCCTGGGCCTTCTGCACCTGACCGTCGGCGCCGGACCGTCCGAGGCGGCGAAAGGCGCCAGGAGGACTCGGGAGGCTGTCATCGCACAGCGGCAAGCGGCCTTTCACTGCACCTGCCGCCCGCGGAGAGTCGAGACGACGTGCGCCGCCACCGACTTGGACCCTTTGCGCCCGTGCCTGCACTTCTATGCCTGCGTCTGCGCCTTCGCCAGCGACGAAAAACTGGCGTGCGAATTTGCCACCTTTATCGACCCCGCAACAACTG GCATTCTACCTCCCCCGACCGGCAGAGTCCTCGTTCCCTGCGAGAGGCCCCCTCCTCTTCCCGCGGAGGTGATCAAATACCCTCACAAAGCCAAGAAGCCGCGCCCGGACGAAGCTCTTTCGG GTGGGGGTCAGGTGGCGGACGAGGCCTCCGTGTCCATGAGTTTCCGCCAGTGGTTGGCCAGCGTCACAGAGAGGATCCAGCAGACGATGCACTACCAGTTTGACG GGAAACCCGAGCCTCTGGTGTACTACATTCCGCAGCACTACTTCAATGCCCTGCAGGCTCGCCTGTCGCCGGGCTCCAAGAGGCGGCTGCCCAACTTCACCACAG TGCTGGTGAGGAATGACGGCGTCCCTCAGGGCTCCATCTCCAAGTACACCTGGCACATCACCAACGTCGCGCAGGTCAAACGCatctttgacacccctgag TTGCAGTTGGAGCTCACTCAGAGTTTCGTTCGGAACATGGATGGTTCCTACTCCCGCTTTCACTGTCCCGAACCTCCGCCTGAACCCGAGCCGCCGGATGGCATCAGGGCGGATAGGACGCTAGCCATTCGTCCCATGGAGCTCCGGACCTTCCTCAAAGTTG GGCCCACCTCGGATGACCCAGACGACCCCAGCCCTTTTGTCATCGAGTGGACCCCCGAAGTGCTCCCACGCTGTCACATGGGCGAGCTGAGGATCCTCTTCCAGTTTGGACATCAGCAGAGCGGACAGCAATCGGAATGTCCCGCGAAAGACGATTACGGCACCACTGGACTCGTCAAAAGTGAGCCAACatcatcaaattaa
- the c18h2orf42 gene encoding uncharacterized protein C2orf42 homolog isoform X1: MEPRLSKGNLHSQTMESASPPIIPALSAPPLAAKQGDARSKAAGPASTPSFLSNLGRATLRGIRKCPRCGVYNGTRGLSCKNKACGISLRNATPGTKGGRKGSVDAVRVIIDSEGRDGRERDHDEASGIQVFSVRHRGRGCGRLGFVELSPTDAAISTGQRDPALSQINMGRCFVPACGQGSKSDRSESGSPDALCVHIKSAIECHRCAVPLSVKSSALEALTASVRAKEELWSLATESPGPLVQRVSGDTLVVKCRPDAAHPLGLLHLTVGAGPSEAAKGARRTREAVIAQRQAAFHCTCRPRRVETTCAATDLDPLRPCLHFYACVCAFASDEKLACEFATFIDPATTGILPPPTGRVLVPCERPPPLPAEVIKYPHKAKKPRPDEALSGGGQVADEASVSMSFRQWLASVTERIQQTMHYQFDGKPEPLVYYIPQHYFNALQARLSPGSKRRLPNFTTVLVRNDGVPQGSISKYTWHITNVAQVKRIFDTPELQLELTQSFVRNMDGSYSRFHCPEPPPEPEPPDGIRADRTLAIRPMELRTFLKVGPTSDDPDDPSPFVIEWTPEVLPRCHMGELRILFQFGHQQSGQQSECPAKDDYGTTGLVKSEPTSSN, translated from the exons ATGGAGCCACGCTTGTCCAAAGGGAACCTTCACAG TCAGACAATGGAAAGCGCGTCACCCCCCATCATCCCAGCGTTGTCCGCGCCCCCGCTAGCTGCCAAACAGGGGGACGCCCGCTCCAAGGCGGCGGGGCCCGCCTCAACCCCGTCCTTCCTCTCCAACCTGGGGAGGGCCACCCTGCGCGGCATCCGCAAGTGTCCCCGCTGCGGCGTCTACAACGGCACCCGGGGACTCAGCTGCAAGAACAAGGCATGCGGGATATCGCTCCGGAACGCCACCCCGGGGACCAAGGGGGGGCGGAAGGGCTCCGTGGATGCGGTCCGAGTGATCATCGACAGTGAGGGGCGAGACGGGAGGGAGCGGGACCACGACGAAGCCAGCGGCATTCAG GTGTTCTCCGTGCGCCACCGAGGACGAGGATGCGGCCGGCTAGGCTTTGTGGAGCTGTCACCCACCGACGCCGCCATCTCCACGGGCCAGCGGGACCCCGCGCTCTCTCAGATCAACATGGGCCGCTGCTTCGTGCCGGCCTGCGGCCAGGGTTCAAAGTCGGACCGGTCCGAATCCGGCTCGCCCGATGCCCTTTGCGTCCACATCAAGAGCGCCATCGAGTGTCACCGCTGCGCCGTCCCCCTCAGCGTCAAGAGCTCCGCCCTGGAGGCGTTGACGGCCTCCGTGCGCGCCAAAGAGGAGCTGTGGAGCCTGGCCACCGAGTCCCCGGGCCCCCTGGTGCAGCGAGTGTCCGGCGACACGCTGGTGGTCAAGTGCCGGCCGGATGCCGCGCACCCCCTGGGCCTTCTGCACCTGACCGTCGGCGCCGGACCGTCCGAGGCGGCGAAAGGCGCCAGGAGGACTCGGGAGGCTGTCATCGCACAGCGGCAAGCGGCCTTTCACTGCACCTGCCGCCCGCGGAGAGTCGAGACGACGTGCGCCGCCACCGACTTGGACCCTTTGCGCCCGTGCCTGCACTTCTATGCCTGCGTCTGCGCCTTCGCCAGCGACGAAAAACTGGCGTGCGAATTTGCCACCTTTATCGACCCCGCAACAACTG GCATTCTACCTCCCCCGACCGGCAGAGTCCTCGTTCCCTGCGAGAGGCCCCCTCCTCTTCCCGCGGAGGTGATCAAATACCCTCACAAAGCCAAGAAGCCGCGCCCGGACGAAGCTCTTTCGG GTGGGGGTCAGGTGGCGGACGAGGCCTCCGTGTCCATGAGTTTCCGCCAGTGGTTGGCCAGCGTCACAGAGAGGATCCAGCAGACGATGCACTACCAGTTTGACG GGAAACCCGAGCCTCTGGTGTACTACATTCCGCAGCACTACTTCAATGCCCTGCAGGCTCGCCTGTCGCCGGGCTCCAAGAGGCGGCTGCCCAACTTCACCACAG TGCTGGTGAGGAATGACGGCGTCCCTCAGGGCTCCATCTCCAAGTACACCTGGCACATCACCAACGTCGCGCAGGTCAAACGCatctttgacacccctgag TTGCAGTTGGAGCTCACTCAGAGTTTCGTTCGGAACATGGATGGTTCCTACTCCCGCTTTCACTGTCCCGAACCTCCGCCTGAACCCGAGCCGCCGGATGGCATCAGGGCGGATAGGACGCTAGCCATTCGTCCCATGGAGCTCCGGACCTTCCTCAAAGTTG GGCCCACCTCGGATGACCCAGACGACCCCAGCCCTTTTGTCATCGAGTGGACCCCCGAAGTGCTCCCACGCTGTCACATGGGCGAGCTGAGGATCCTCTTCCAGTTTGGACATCAGCAGAGCGGACAGCAATCGGAATGTCCCGCGAAAGACGATTACGGCACCACTGGACTCGTCAAAAGTGAGCCAACatcatcaaattaa
- the LOC127591562 gene encoding GRAM domain-containing protein 2B-like: MKWRGMQSCSSFSYQKEAISSSSAPGYAPHFPASPPTPPRFLLLLHLANFPTISPVCAKALDPRVISYASSRGWPAAGEEGANDTVVMGEPAERPLTPPCRTTECRRGRSYKADNEGPLGRRRPSHLRLRQPEGKKSPSAQLSKTNVQFHKLFKEVSRDEALAQSYTCALQRDILYQGKMFVSPNWICFHSKVFGRDTKIAIRTASVTFIKKTKTALLVPNALVIESTREQHVFVSFLSRNTTYKFLRSVCIHLELEKTRSSHAAPAREDGFGVELLPSLPLWAHCINIPVRPRQDFSRAFSELDGVVRQRRREMEAESSSSSGSRTPECDKMDEFAGLPDSFPSREVSVHADVHLPPGQKSPGNNAQHLTTDKAGPQASSLSVLLIYLLLVGVLLMSSCYMAFKMAALERRLDAMMSARDRLHGGNAVTLQDAAIVGELSASMIKLEKIQGNLQKLLDET; encoded by the exons ATGAAATGGCGAGGAATGCAGTCGTGCAGTTCTTTTTCGTATCAAAAGGAGGCCATTTCTTCCTCCAGCGCTCCCGGCTACGCGCCCCATTTCCCGGCCTCTCCCCCGACTCCTCCCcggttcctcctcctcctccatctagCCAATTTTCCCACAATTTCTCCCGTCTGTGCAAAGGCCCTGGACCCGCGGGTCATCTCGTATGCCTCCTCGCGGGGGTGGCCggcggcgggggaggagggggcgaaCGACACGGTGGTGATGGGCGAGCCGGCCGAGCGACCGTTGACTCCGCCGTGCCGGACGACGGAGTGCCGACGCGGGAGGAG TtacaaagcagacaacgaaGGTCCGCTTGGCCGGAGGAGGCCCTCTCACCTCCGACTTCGACAGCCGGAGGGAAAAAAGTCGCCGTCCGCCCAG ctctccaagACGAACGTGCAGTTTCACAAGTTGTTCAAGGAAGTGAGCCGAGACGAAGCGCTCGCACAAA gCTACACATGCGCCCTGCAGAGAGACATTTTGTATCAGGGCAAAATGTTTGTCTCACCAAACTGGATCTGCTTCCACTCCAAAGTCTTTGGCAGGGATACAAAG ATCGCCATCCGTACGGCGTCTGTGACATTCATCAAGAAGACGAAAACAGCACTGCTGGTGCCCAACGCCCTGGTGATCGAAAGCACACGGGAGCAG CATGTCTTTGTTTCCTTCCTGTCTCGTAACACCACTTACAAGTTCCTGAGGTCCGTTTGCATTCATCTGGAG CTGGAGAAGACACGCAGCAGCCATGCGGCCCCCGCCCGCGAGGACGGCTTTGGAGTCGAGCTCCTGCCATCTCTTCCTCTG TGGGCCCATTGTATAAATATTCCTGTGCGCCCTCGGCAGGACTTCAGTCGCGCGTTCTCGGAGCTGGACGGCGTGGTGCGACAGAGGCGACGGGAAATGGAGGCGGAGAGTAGCAGCAGTTCTGGGTCGCGGACTCCCGAATGTGACAAAATGGACG AATTCGCAGGCCTCCCCGACTCGTTTCCGAGCAGGGAGGTGTCGGTGCACGCGGACGTCCACCTGCCGCCGGGCCAAAAGAGCCCAGGCAACAACG CCCAGCATTTGACAACGGACAAAGCCGGGCCTCAAGCGTCCTCGCTCTCCGTGCTGCTAATCTATTTGCTCCT AGTCGGCGTCCTGCTCATGTCCTCGTGTTACATGGCTTTCAAGATGGCGGCCCTCGAGCGTCGCTTGGATGCCATGATGTCCGCCAGGGATCGTTTGCACGGAGG AAACGCAGTGACGCTCCAGGATGCCGCGATCGTTGGCGAACTATCCGCGAGCATGATTAAGCTTGAAAAG ATTCAGGGAAACCTCCAGAAGCTTCTGGatgaaacctaa
- the LOC127591564 gene encoding cytotoxic granule associated RNA binding protein TIA1-like, translated as MDDEQPKTLYVGNLSRDVTEALILELFGQIGPCKSCKMIVDTAGHDPYCFVEFYEHRHAMATIAAMNGRKILGKEVKVNWATTPTSQKKDTSSHFHVFVGDLSPEITTDDIKAAFGPFGKISDCRVVKDMATGKSKGYGFVSFFNKWDAENAIQQMGGQWLGGRQIRTNWATRKPTPKTTNETSSTKQLSFDEVVNQSSLSNCTVYCGGVTAGLTEQIMRQTFSPFGQIMEIRVFPDKGYSFVRFNSHEAAAHAIVSVNGTSVEGFVVKCYWGKETTDMVNPIQQVQLPQSTVSFAAQPYNQWGQWYGNTQQIGQYVPNGWQVPSYGVYGQSWDQQCYNPLPSAAGWTGVGAVSNGGMVEPGQGVNGTMLANQAGFHTH; from the exons ATGGACGATGAGCAGCCCAAAACCCT GTACGTGGGAAACCTGTCACGAGATGTGACGGAAGCCCTTATCCTGGAGTTATTTGGCCAGATCGGACCCTGCAAGAGTTGTAAAATGATCGTAGAT ACGGCGGGTCACGATCCCTACTGCTTTGTGGAATTCTATGAGCATAGACACGCCATGGCCACCATTGCGGCCATGAACGGTCGGAAAATTCTGGGTAAG GAAGTCAAGGTCAACTGGGCCACCACGCCGACCAGCCAAAAGAAGGACACGAGCA GTCACTTCCACGTCTTTGTCGGAGATCTGAGTCCAGAGATCACCACAGATGACATCAAGGCTGCTTTCGGTCCCTTTGGGAAAATATC GGATTGTCGGGTGGTTAAGGACATGGCCACCGGCAAGTCCAAAGGCTACGGCTTTGTGTCCTTCTTCAACAAATGG GATGCGGAGAACGCCATCCAGCAGATGGGAGGACAGTGGCTGGGAGGAAGGCAGATCAGGACCAACTGGGCCACACGGAAGCCCACACCCAAAACCACCAATGAGA CGAGCAGCACGAAGCAGCTGTCCTTCGACGAGGTGGTCAACCAGTCCAGTCTCAGTAACTGCACCGTCTACTGCGGCGGAGTCACGGCAGGTCTCACTG AGCAAATCATGAGACAGACCTTCTCGCCTTTTGGACAAATCATGGAAATCCGCGTTTTCCCGGACAAGGGCTACTCGTTTGTGAG GTTCAACTCGCACGAGGCGGCCGCCCACGCCATCGTCTCCGTCAACGGCACGTCGGTGGAGGGCTTTGTGGTCAAGTGCTACTGGGGCAAGGAGACCACGGACATGGTCAACCCCATCCAACAGGTCCAGTTGCCTCAGAGCACAGTGAGCTTTGCGGCGCAGCCCTACAACCAGTGGGGGCAGTGGTACGGCAACACGCAGCAGATCGGCCAGTACGTGCCCAACGGCTGGCAGGTACCCAGCTACGGCGTCTACGGGCAGAGCTGGGATCAGCAGTGCTACAA CCCTCTCCCTTCCGCCGCCGGGTGGACCGGCGTCGGCGCCGTCAGCAACGGCGGCATGGTGGAACCCGGCCAGGGCGTCAACGGCACCATGCTCGCCAACCAGGCTGGCTTTCACACCCACTGA